The sequence GAAAAGTGTGGATGCCTCATTGATAAAGTCGATTTACGCCGTCCCAGACTTGAAGACATACTTAGCAGCGAGATTCTCTCTTAAGTCAGACATGAAGCCGCACGAGCTTGTCTTTTAGATGATTATCTCGTTTTTATTACTTACTCTTGAGAATTTTCTGGGCTTAGACTGTCTGTTTAAGATTTCTCAGCGgttttatgttttcattttgtcGGCATATCCAACATgatgtattttatttgttttagagTTGTAAGGGTATATTCGTCTTTTATCTCACTAAGCTGTTATCTTAAGTAGATCATCACACTTTAGTGGTGCATAGtgtaagtttttcttttgctacTAGTgcaaaaagtttttttatatcaaagAATGCATGGATTGCATTATTGagttttaattaactttgatCAAATTCTCTCAGACCCttcatctctttcttcttctttttttctttttttttggtgattagGCTGTAGCTCgtaaaatttgaactcaagACCGCAAACACGGAGATTGGGTGTCAAGACCGCGAACACAGATTTGAACTCAAGACCGCAAACACGGAGATTGGGTGTCGTTAAACTAATTGATCATTGGCTCTCTTTTAAACATGATCTAACACAGAGAGTTAGTGGTTTATTTAGGTAGGTCTACTGTAGGGCTTAGTTTGAGAAGTGAAGAAGCAAGGTTTCATGTGTGAATGATCTAAAACTCTAAACTCTAAACTCTAAACAGTATAATCAAACTTGTTCTCATCCTTTTGCCATTATTAACAAAACGCAGAAGCTTCGGGTACAGGATTCGTGTTGCAGCCTTGGTTCTAAATCAAAACCTGTAAATCTATTAATATGTCAActgttatatatattatatatatacatgaatagCTGGGTCACAAAAGGCCACTTCATCTCCTATTCctagaagaaataaaattagcTCAATGTGGAGGATCTTCAATGATACTCAAAAGGTTCACTTAATTCCATCTCTTGGCATTCTTTGttccttttgattttgacTTTGCTTGCTGAAATGCCTGCATCTTTTGCTTCTTCCGAGCTTCCTTTTCAGCCTATAGAGGAAAACAAACATAGTATCGGCTCAGATTGCTGCACTGAAATATATGAATTTCTTCATTTCATAATGGACAAAAGCTTACCTTAGACATCTTCGATTTGGCTTTCACTTTCGGAGCCTTTTCTTCAATCTCTGCCTCGCGCTCAAGCTCCCTTTCCCTAGCATCAAGATTCTTCTCCAGATAATACTGCAGGTCATAAAAGTTCAAGGTTAGAATCACTGATCAAATAAGCAACTGCATAATCAATTTAGTGTTTGAATAAACTCCAGACTCTGTAAATGGGATCACAACTGCTCATTAAGTTTTCTGTCTGCTTAGATTACAAATGAAAGAAGGATTAAGCAAACGGATCCATGTCACGGCATGATAATTCTACTTTGTTACTTGACTAATTAGGAAATTGATATGATGGTATCAAATCATCCTAGGACGACAATTAAGGGCATAACAATCTGCTAAGGAGGATCAATCTGAGTAAACTATCAAGTTAAATACTTCATGAATCATAATTTGGTTGAGGCTCAGCTGCAAGATGCTGATAAAATCTTCGACTTCAGcctatttctttttgaaaattattaagaTAAATCCATGAATTACATACTTTAATTCGGGTACAGTACGGGTAGATAGAATGCTTACATTGTAATCGCCTGCATAATTTTGCAACTTGCGATCTTTAACTTCCACTACTCTATTAACTATTTGCTTTATGAAGTATCGGTCATGAGAAACTGTGATGACAGTGCCCTTGTACTCCGTTATTGCCTCCTGAAGTAACAATTAGAGGCCATGTTATAGGCAAGTGATGCTCAGAAGCTGAAGTAATACAAAACATTCATTGTAGACAGagaatggaaagaaaaatgtgagatATACCTCAAGCATCTCTTTAGAAGGAATATCCAAGTGATTTGTTGGTTCATCCAGAACTAGCAGAGTCGATGGCTTTACCATGAACTTGCAAAAGGCAAGGCGTGCCTAACAAAAGTGAACGACAAACTGTTAAACCATCATCTTGTTCAGCAATCAATTGATTCTTTCTTGCCCTCCATTTGTTTTGGGATATTGACACATTTACTTAGGTACAAAGAACTGACAAATTTCAGTTACAATCCCTTTAAATTACCTTCTCGCCACCACTCAAGAGGGAAACCTTTCTATCAAGCATATCAGATTTGAAATTACAACGCCCAAGGAGACCCTTTATATCATCAAGTCTCCAGTCCTCTGCAGCTTCTTCTACAGTCTCAAGCactgttttatttaaatcaaGTGCCTCAGCCTAAAAATACATGAAATAGGTTAACACCAGCAATATTGCCACGCAAAGCAAAttgtaaaaaacaaagaaacttagataaaatggaaataaaaattaatgtgAGGAAATCTAGAAGCATGAAggtattaattaaatcaaattaccattatataaattatagtAACGCACCTGATTTTGCTCAAAATAGTTTGGGAGGACATTATGCTCGCCAATCTCAACTTCACCTGCTATTGGCTTTTGTAAACCCATTATTAGTTTCAGCAAAGTACTCTTTCCACATCCATTTGGGCCAATAATGGCAATTTTCTCTCCCCTTTCAATTGTAAGATTTGCCCTGTTAAATAGGACCTGGTACAAAACACAGATTGACAAATATTAACTACTTGTCCCATTTCTCTTCAACAAAGTATAAAATTTGCAGATGAATAGtttaaaaatacatatgtCAACTCACCTTATCCTCAAAGCCGAATTCCAGATTCTTTATTGTTGCAACAAATCTTCCGCTTCGTCCCCGTTCAGGAAACCTGATCTTCATTTGTTTCCTCTGGAACGGCCTTTCAATTAGATCCTCTTCCTGAAGTTTCTCCAGCTTCTGTTGTTGGCAAGGGAGAGAGTGTTAGATAAAGAATTGAAGTGGGCAGTAAAATGATTAAATATCATGCCATAGAGAGCAATACATACAAATATTTTAGGGACATCAAATAGATATAATTAGCAATCATGTATGTTTAGCATTTCTATTGAGTATCATGATGAACAAGAAGCATTAGGtatcaaaaattaaataaagaaaagtttatGCAACATTTAGTTTGTTTGGCTAAACAACAATGATTGGATGAGACAGACTACAAGCCCACTGAACGAACAGTTTGAGAAACAAATTGTTTTGGAATGAATATTTCTCACCACTCTTAAGTGTTCATGactgagaaaagaaaattaaagcaGCTAGGTTGTATTGTTGTTAAACAGAGAAAATGATGCAACACCATCCAACTGTAACTAATTGTCCAGGTTAGATTGGTGTATTTAGTTTCTTTTGGAATTGCACCTCAATTTATGTGCTAGTCTGGTAAATCTCAGTGTACCTTTTCAGCGGAAGAAGCACGGCCGGAATTTGCTCCAGCACCCAACCTTTGTATCAAGTCTTTTGTCTGCTCAATTTCCTTCTGCTGCTTCTCCCAAGCAGCATTTTGAGTTTCAATCCATGCTGCCTTTGCAATAAAATACTCAGAGTAATTTCCATCATATGTCCTGGAGACACCCATATCAGTTTCCACTATTTTTGTACACAACTGATCAAGAAAAGCTCGATCATGAGATATGATAACCATTGGCACATCTTGCTGATTGAGATAATCCTCAAGCCACTCAATTGTGTCAAGGTCAAGGTGATTAGTCGGCTCATCCAAGAGTAGTAAATCCGGCTCCTGAAGATAAAACATGGTGCAATGATCAACAGTTGAACCACTAAACATTCTAAGTCAGCTTACACATTCTATCCATATTACCATGTGAAAAATGGATTAAACCACTAATGATTAGTCTGCTAactttttgtgttgtttgtcATATTCGCCTCACATAAACAAATATCATAAGTTGTATGAAACAAATATTTGTTGGAAACAGCATTTCGCTCTTCAGAAGTTTATGTTAGCAATTTCCTTATAAACTACTAATAAACAATTGCCCTGAAACCATTTTCTGCAATAACAAAAAGGGGCATAATACTGTCGTAGCAAGAATGAAAATCATGTAGAAAGATATCCATCCATGcataagaaaaacttgaagcTAATATTCAGCTTCCTACACCAACATAGATCATCCAACACATAAAATACCCCTGATGAATAGGATAGTTAATATACCTGAAGTAAAATCTTTCCAAGTGACATTCTCATCTGCCAACCACTGCTAAATGAGGCCACCAATCTATCCGAATCCTCCGGAGCAAACCCAAGTTCAGGCATCAACTTATTAATCTTTGCATCAACCATATCCAAGTCAACTGCCTGTGCCCGATTCTGAAGCTTATCAAACTCATCCAAAAGCCTTCCCATCAACTCCAAATCATTAACCGAATTCTCCAACGCCTTTTGAACCTTCTCCAACTTCTCTGCTATCTCCATCTCCTCCTTAAACGCACTCATAAACTCCTCCTTCACTGTCCTGCTCAACGAAACCTCGAATTCTTGACTCAAAAACGCAATTTTCATATTGGGTTTCGCCTTTATTACATTCCCAGAATCGGGTTCTTCTAAACCAGCAATAATTCTCATTTGGGTTGTTTTCCCTGCTCCATTTACACCTACCAATCCAACTTTGTCCCCCTTTTTCACTTCCCAACTCACATCTTTCAATACAGTCACACCCTTATAGCTCTTCCTCACATTTTCAAGCTTAACACCAGAAGAAATACCTGAAGCCCCGgaatttgaattctttttaCCACGTTTATGCTCAAATTCATTCTTAGAATTATCCGAAAACAAAGATTCAATATCGTTATCGGCCGTAGTTTCGGCTACCGATGTTTCGATGGCCAAAGCCGATATCCGGGTTGGAATTTTAGCATTCGGCCTTCTGGGTTTGTATAAATGAGTGGTTTTGATAGAATTGGTGTTGTTACCTCTAGTTGATTGAGCAGCTATTCGAATTGAAACTGAGCAAAGCCGAGGTGGGAAAGCGGTCATTCGGGCATCGAAAGGGGCTGAACCAGTGAGGAAGCTCGAGCGGAGGTCGAGGCGGTGAAGCTTAGAAGTCAAATCCATGGCCGGGAAGTGAGAAAGCgggggaaatttttttggtgagTGAGAGGCTTCGGAGAAGATAAGCACAAGTTTTGGTGGACATGAATTGGAGAAATATTAAGGTGTGAGAATgaagtgagagagaaagaagtaGAGGGCAGAGTGTTGAGTTTCTCTCTCGGTCTCTCTGAGAGAAACTCTCAGCCCACGAATACGAATATATTGGTGAAATGTGTGGACTTCAAAATACCCTCGTAAAAATAGttagagagagacagagaatGGATAGAAAATAAGCGTTCTTTTTATACACTActggttttctgtttttattctaattgtcttttcttttcttttttttctttttgcttcaAATCTTTTTCTATTTATCATTGTTTACGATATTGGAAAATGGTAGCCGTAGACGGTATATACTATattggcttattatcacaaaacgtccctaaggtttacgaaactatcagattgcatccttaatgtttttttgtgtcacttatggtcctcaaggttagtatgtgcaatcacaaatggtccctgacgttaggttctgtcaaaaactctgttagtttgctatcgtggcatacatatatatcacaaaacatccctgaggtttacacacttatcacaaatggtccttacgaatttattttttttaaaatttaaaattcataaagttttggttttctttttaaaattatttataaatgaaaaaacaatttatagaaggattttaatcttgaggaccatttatgaaccctaaacctttagtttttttttttcctttttaaattttatgaattttaaattattttttaaaaacttcattagtttgttgatgtggcatatatatgaagcccacatctacaataatatagtgtcacatgtatttaaaatttaatatatattttaaaataattataattcataaaattttaaaaagaaaacaaaaattttatgaattttaaatttaaaaaattaaaaaatttcgtaaggaccatttgtgataggtgtgtgaacctcaaggatgttttgtgatatacatatatgccacgtcagcaaactaacggagtttttgacggaacctaacggcagggaccatttgtgatcatgcatgctaactttgaggaccacgaatgacaaaaaaaaacattaaggatgcaatctgatagtttcgcaaaccttagggacgttttgtgataataagcctactatattttttgtttttgttagaagTATGTTCTATATTGTCAATGACAACCTTTTATGTTTGTTAATCCCATTtaactttcctttttatatttgtgTTGTGATTTAATCAACTCAGCACGTTAATGGGTTTAATTTAGTTAAAAAGGGCGTTGATCTGTATCTTTATGAGAAACGTGTGTCCcttttgtagtttagactatctcttatattaaaataataataattatctTGACACGATAATTACTGGTCTCAAATTTGAACCAAAAATCACCTCAGCACGATAATCAAActgataaaaatgaaaaattaacattaagatgacaaaaaagagttaataaaacaaagcaaagaattaacgactgaaaattttagtaaaATCCTGTCCACATTCAGAGagagttttcatatttattattatatatagagaaaaaataaaaacaagaataaaGACTCAAAATTTTAGTTCCAAATTCGAACCCGCACCGTATAGAAGTCAATGTCATCCATTGTACAGTTTACCTCTGAAAATTAGAAGTAAAATACATTCTGAATATTTTGTAGCCgcgaaaaataaacataactCACAGGACACGCTGCTGCAATGCGAGTCTCGTGGTGCAGATTCTGCAAGGAGATCCTCAGAAATTGATAACATATCCCCTCATCTAATGCCACGTGCTATTCATTGTGAGGGTATCCTGAAGCCACGTCCCCACAACATATTATCATTCAACATTGGATGAGATGAAAGTTTTGCAGTCAAAAATCAACAACTAACCTCACAATGAATAGCAAGTGGAATAGTCACGTCACATAAATCCTCCACGCATAACGCTAGATGGCAAAACAGTATTATCTCAACTAATCACGATTTTATTTAGTATATTGTAATTGATCTAGTATAACTATCTCCGTTTCACAAACgactcaaaattttcacttttaatgtataatatcaataaatatcaTATACTAAATATCATATACAACTTATAACATGTAGTTATACTCCAATACCACACTataattgacaggacccgaaccaaattctgctttggaattcaagtcgaaccctgtgcgtgtcctatctttaaagtcatttttctaCCCATttaggcatttcagatgtttaaaaCCATCTGAAAGGACCCGAAACTtcattaagcgataaacttccatattggtcgatacgGAGCCCCGTGgagtccacgacctccaattactAATTtgagagttcctataggttcctcacatttaaggaACCATTTCCTGCAAATTTGGTATGAAACTGACGATCgaattgaccacgatcgtgcaaatcgtaaaatttctaaaccctagccccaggattcgcgatttcggagtatccaggactccgattcacaatccgtcgaatcctacacgattttgaaattatctagaacaacatatctgaaattgagcgcgatccaacggttcagcagtattgaacccggaaatcgcacaatatggaaaatccgttcggggctcaaacggtatccaaattgagatccgcgaaatcctacgcacccgtgacaacataaggatcgcaacaagacacagtgccactgcactaccatcacccacgcgccgcagCACGCGCcagcagcgatgggtgtctaaagcgattacACCTagccggaaaaacttcaaaccacggctccaaactcctaccctaggtaaacaccatatttggagccacttttgttcttggacctaccccaaaaagtggccggaagtggccgatcacagaggccgaaaatcggccgaaACTTCAATCTCAAAAATCTAATAGCTACACTACGAATCGATctattcctacccaacaggcagttagaacagctcgagaggttcaagatccatacctgggtcgacggaaatggtggccggaggagggagatcgacggctTTGAAGTTTCGATGAGCTCCCGTCGGTTTTTCGCATTTTTCGGCCAGCACAGGTCGTTGGCGGGCGGGGGAACGGTCGGCGAAGGGAGAGGAGACGACGGCGGTTcgaacgccaccggtcccaTGGCCGGTGATGCCCTGTGGCGGCGCCGGCGTCTCTTGGAAGGCGACGACCGCTGGAacgggagagaggagagagagatcgcgcgcgatgagagagaaagaggctGAGCTGGttttataaatccaactttgaaatatttacggttgtgccactgagactcttttgaccataactttctcgttacaactccgattcgggcccactacgtgtctatgaactcatttcaccgtgctctacgcaatggcgtaagtggaattggcaaattccttctcgatcaaaaagtcacatttttcttaataaaatattccgagggcaaaattatcttttctccaactaaattactaattaaataagaatttttgttttgggttattacaataatACCTCCAATTACTGAGCCTACCTAACCCATAATTTCTAGGGAGATTCATTATTATACCCAATGTAGAGGctcaaattatataataataataaaaacactCTAATATgtaatggactttagaaacacacccgaAACTCATTtaaacataacaaagaggcttttattttcttataaattacaaaactgtcattgatttcttaaaacaagcccaactcaaaaacctcattaaaaaaaacttaaaacacTTAATAAggcattaaagtaatttaataatcaaaattaaatctAATAGGACCAACTATCAtttattgagttttttttttttttgtttatagaaattaaatggtgtagggtttatttatatcGTGCAAAGAATGGATATACGGctaaatatctctaatttCATCattcttcatttcatttccttttttttttttttttttatacaagcaatattaaaaGATAGAGGAATCACATACAAAACCAGGAAGGTAGAAATAAATGTTTcatctgaagaaaaaaaatgttgtgAACAATTTGAGCTACAAAACTCTTGTAGCCATTTCTAAGCCCTTTAATCAACAATCCACATGAAAATTACCAGATCTTGTTTATATTCTTTCACTGATATTATACTTGGTAAGGACTAGAACGTTtcaaatttgtatttaattcttttgaacatagattttaaaaaacaaacccgAAATTCCAAAGCGTTTGATCCGTAGAATAATTTCACAACTCCAGGTATCCATCAGAGTCAGCAATGAAGATTTAACATACCAAATGCCCTGGAACGATAACAGTCTTAATTTAAGGTAGAATGGTGGAggtaaaaaaacaagtttccTCAAGCAGTACCAAATACCAAATGCTAAGCGATGCTCGGTGCGAATTCGATAGCCAAAACCACCTTCTGTGAAGGTCAGTGACTCGAAGAACCAAAGTATCCCGCAACCAACAGCTGCAGTGTAAGAAGTGCCCTTACAATGCACCAAGTGATGCAGGGCAGCGGCTAATAGCTGCTGTCCAGCGACCCAAACATACCCAAAATACAGAGAATAGAAGGATAAAGCAGTAGAATCGAAGTTGGAACGAAGATAATTGAGTTCTGGGGCACAATCCCAACAGAAACTTTAAAGACTAAAGTCTGAAATTATATTCAtcaacaaaaactaaatacaAGAGCCTCTTAACAGCCTATTTATACTAGAATATAGAAAACCTAATTGACATAGGaattaaaaacataaacagGTAATTAAACCAAATCCTAGTACAAATAGGAAAACAAGTAACATAAAAGcctattaatttaatataactAAAACTTAGCCTTATTGGTTGATGCCCACTTAGATTAGGAAAGTCTAATAGATGCTCCCACATCACCAAGTTCAGGCCCctgaaattaaaaatcataGGAAAAGCAAGAACTGGTCAATTTTCAATCATAACATAAAAATGCAAGGAAATTAAcacaggaaaagaaaagatcaCATTTTCAGACTGTTACTTTACATTGGACGAGAAGGGGGCTCTAGATACAATGGGAAACCAGTACTAGAATTTCAATATTCTATGACAGAAATAGAAGCTGCATGCAggtaaatttcactttgatCTCCTGCCATCTAACAGTGACAAGTCCCAAGTTCCCAACCATTTGAGGTCAGCTACATGAATCTCAGTTCTCTGTTCTATCAAATCGTCGACTATATTTTCATAAGTCATACAGAATTACATCTTTCAACTATCTGTGATTTTCCACCATGTTAATTTTAGTCTTCCGCTGCCCCCTAACCACTGGCATCTATGTTGCTTACGTCACTCTTTCTAACTGGTGCATCTATTCGTCTTTGTTATACTTGGTCCATACCAGAAACATGAAACCAGAACCATCAAGGAAATGATATTAATCTCTCTCTAACATATAGCTTGTCTTGTAATGCAAAGTTTGTGAAACACTAAGCATTATGATTAACTTAAATGCACGAAACATCTAACATCTGAAATACAAGAAAGGCGGATATGTCCAAGAAACCTCGAAGTTTCGATTAAGTCAACATAATAACAACAAAGATTTTTTAGACATGGCAATTGTGTCCAAGAAACATGTGCAGTAACATAAAACTGAACACTGAAAAACAGATCATTTCAACTGCTGATACGAAACAATACTCACTTTTGTTCTGTGCATG comes from Prunus dulcis chromosome 6, ALMONDv2, whole genome shotgun sequence and encodes:
- the LOC117632506 gene encoding ABC transporter F family member 5, with the translated sequence MDLTSKLHRLDLRSSFLTGSAPFDARMTAFPPRLCSVSIRIAAQSTRGNNTNSIKTTHLYKPRRPNAKIPTRISALAIETSVAETTADNDIESLFSDNSKNEFEHKRGKKNSNSGASGISSGVKLENVRKSYKGVTVLKDVSWEVKKGDKVGLVGVNGAGKTTQMRIIAGLEEPDSGNVIKAKPNMKIAFLSQEFEVSLSRTVKEEFMSAFKEEMEIAEKLEKVQKALENSVNDLELMGRLLDEFDKLQNRAQAVDLDMVDAKINKLMPELGFAPEDSDRLVASFSSGWQMRMSLGKILLQEPDLLLLDEPTNHLDLDTIEWLEDYLNQQDVPMVIISHDRAFLDQLCTKIVETDMGVSRTYDGNYSEYFIAKAAWIETQNAAWEKQQKEIEQTKDLIQRLGAGANSGRASSAEKKLEKLQEEDLIERPFQRKQMKIRFPERGRSGRFVATIKNLEFGFEDKVLFNRANLTIERGEKIAIIGPNGCGKSTLLKLIMGLQKPIAGEVEIGEHNVLPNYFEQNQAEALDLNKTVLETVEEAAEDWRLDDIKGLLGRCNFKSDMLDRKVSLLSGGEKARLAFCKFMVKPSTLLVLDEPTNHLDIPSKEMLEEAITEYKGTVITVSHDRYFIKQIVNRVVEVKDRKLQNYAGDYNYYLEKNLDARERELEREAEIEEKAPKVKAKSKMSKAEKEARKKQKMQAFQQAKSKSKGTKNAKRWN